Proteins co-encoded in one endosymbiont 'TC1' of Trimyema compressum genomic window:
- the pheT gene encoding phenylalanine--tRNA ligase subunit beta — protein MLVSKNWLNEYVTNTLEASSLEKELTGLGLEVESVSSLRNGISSIVAGKIVTIEKHPDADKLVICQVDVGKEVLTIVTGANNVYEGMVVPVALIGGKVIQGPIKESKLRGVSSFGMLCSGEELGIDSSVLNDFEKYGILPLPETTVLGADIELVLGLDDDILDIDLTPNRSDCYGIYNVAREVAIAYDTNIKPLEIKEGVEDASLITVNIEEEELCHRYIARVIRNIKLGPSPLWFQNFLRSAGVRPISNLVDITNYVMLELGHPMHAFDLDTLASNRIHVRKAKNNEIFVTLDGVKREVTEEMLAICDDEKTVALAGVMGGLNSEVTENTKNVLLEAAHFNGANIRKTSRKLGLRSEASSRFEKGLSEDNTLIAMNRAAYLIELLDMGEVEEVYADSYPVKQNIPVIYVEVDCVNKVLGMSISKEEMINIFEKLDFKVEERNNILGVTPLPHRIDITSYVDLIEEVIRIYGYDKLPAILPEGTTNVLDQDFKITLGCQAKNKMAALGFNEVITYSFIDPNYFDKIRLDNIAVERDAVKIMNPISENQSVMRTMLLPNILEIASSNYKRQQKDLSLFEVGRIFKRAGQEKPLEEQRLGALILGRDIKQWYGKESVDFFYLKGILRSLINSLGTDFRLEREVENKTYHPGRCGTILIDNQVVGIIGELHPQVAAAYDIKERIYYFEITLENFKPQTVPQYNPLPKYPSVERDMAFIVPQNVSMAQIKSVVEKAAHAENVVDYHLFDVYEGAQIEADYKSVAYQIIYQDKNKTLTDEKVSVIHDGILKGLQYELGAKLR, from the coding sequence ATGTTAGTAAGTAAGAATTGGCTTAATGAATATGTTACAAATACTCTTGAAGCATCAAGCTTAGAAAAAGAGTTAACGGGTTTGGGTTTGGAAGTGGAAAGTGTCTCATCTCTTAGAAATGGCATTTCATCTATTGTGGCAGGAAAAATTGTTACAATTGAAAAGCATCCAGATGCTGATAAGTTAGTCATTTGCCAAGTCGATGTAGGTAAGGAAGTTTTAACTATTGTGACAGGGGCTAATAATGTATATGAAGGAATGGTTGTACCAGTAGCACTAATCGGTGGAAAAGTTATTCAGGGACCTATTAAAGAAAGTAAATTAAGAGGTGTAAGCTCTTTTGGAATGTTATGTTCAGGAGAAGAATTAGGTATAGATTCAAGTGTCTTAAATGATTTTGAAAAATATGGTATTTTGCCATTACCTGAAACAACTGTATTGGGAGCGGACATTGAATTAGTGTTAGGTCTAGATGATGATATTTTAGATATTGATTTAACACCTAATAGATCCGATTGCTATGGTATTTATAATGTTGCTCGTGAGGTAGCCATTGCCTACGATACCAATATTAAACCTTTAGAGATTAAAGAGGGTGTAGAAGATGCCTCTTTAATTACTGTTAACATTGAAGAAGAAGAGCTCTGTCATCGCTATATTGCCAGAGTCATTCGAAATATTAAACTCGGTCCATCCCCTTTATGGTTTCAAAACTTTTTAAGAAGTGCAGGTGTAAGACCTATTAGTAATTTAGTTGATATTACAAACTATGTAATGTTGGAATTAGGACACCCAATGCATGCCTTTGATTTAGATACATTGGCATCTAATAGGATTCATGTTAGAAAAGCAAAAAACAATGAAATTTTTGTTACTTTAGATGGTGTAAAAAGAGAAGTAACTGAGGAAATGTTGGCAATTTGTGATGATGAAAAAACAGTGGCTTTAGCAGGGGTTATGGGTGGTTTGAATTCCGAAGTTACAGAGAATACTAAGAATGTTCTATTAGAAGCTGCTCATTTTAATGGTGCTAATATACGAAAAACAAGTAGAAAATTAGGCTTGCGATCAGAGGCTTCTAGCCGTTTTGAAAAAGGCTTATCAGAAGATAATACTTTAATTGCAATGAATAGGGCTGCCTATTTAATAGAACTTTTAGATATGGGTGAGGTTGAGGAGGTTTATGCCGATTCATACCCTGTTAAACAAAATATACCTGTAATTTATGTTGAAGTCGATTGTGTGAACAAAGTATTAGGCATGTCAATTTCTAAAGAAGAAATGATTAATATTTTTGAAAAACTTGATTTTAAAGTTGAAGAAAGAAATAATATATTAGGGGTTACACCCCTTCCACACAGAATTGATATTACTTCATATGTTGACTTAATTGAAGAAGTTATTAGAATTTATGGTTATGATAAATTGCCAGCAATACTGCCAGAAGGAACTACAAATGTCTTAGATCAAGACTTTAAGATTACTTTAGGATGTCAGGCGAAAAATAAAATGGCAGCACTTGGTTTCAATGAAGTAATAACCTATAGCTTTATTGATCCTAATTATTTTGATAAAATAAGATTGGACAATATCGCTGTTGAAAGAGATGCTGTTAAAATAATGAACCCAATTAGTGAAAATCAGTCTGTAATGAGGACGATGCTTTTACCTAACATCCTAGAAATTGCTAGTAGTAACTATAAAAGGCAGCAAAAAGATCTTTCTTTATTTGAAGTAGGACGTATCTTTAAAAGAGCGGGACAAGAGAAGCCTCTTGAAGAACAGCGCTTAGGTGCATTGATTTTAGGTCGTGACATTAAGCAATGGTATGGTAAAGAGTCTGTTGATTTCTTTTATTTAAAGGGAATATTAAGAAGCCTTATTAACAGCCTTGGTACTGATTTTAGATTAGAGAGAGAAGTAGAGAATAAAACTTATCACCCAGGGAGATGTGGGACTATTTTAATTGATAATCAAGTTGTAGGCATCATTGGAGAGCTTCATCCTCAAGTTGCTGCAGCTTATGATATTAAGGAAAGAATATATTATTTTGAAATTACCCTTGAAAATTTCAAACCCCAAACTGTACCTCAATACAATCCCCTACCCAAGTATCCTTCTGTAGAAAGAGATATGGCTTTTATTGTGCCGCAAAATGTCTCAATGGCTCAGATAAAATCAGTAGTAGAAAAAGCTGCTCATGCTGAGAATGTAGTTGATTACCATTTGTTCGATGTTTATGAGGGTGCTCAAATTGAAGCGGACTATAAAAGTGTAGCTTATC